A part of Solibacillus sp. FSL H8-0538 genomic DNA contains:
- a CDS encoding YebC/PmpR family DNA-binding transcriptional regulator: MGRKWNNIKEKKASKDASTSRINAKFGREIYVAAKSGEPDPESNRALKTVLERAKTYSVPKHIIEKAIDKAKGGGEESFDELRYEGFGIGGTMVIVDALTNNVNRTASDVRAAFGKNNGNMGVSGSVAYMFDATAVFGIEGKTEDEILEILMEADLDARDILDEEGTIIIYTEPDQFHATQEALQVAGITEFTVAELTMLPQTEVTLSEEDAVKFEKMIDALEDLEDVQRVYHNADLGE, from the coding sequence ATGGGTCGTAAATGGAATAATATCAAGGAAAAGAAAGCTTCTAAAGACGCAAGTACTAGCCGTATTAATGCAAAATTTGGTCGTGAAATTTATGTAGCTGCAAAATCTGGGGAGCCAGATCCAGAATCTAACCGCGCACTTAAAACCGTTTTAGAACGTGCAAAAACATACTCAGTACCGAAGCATATTATTGAAAAAGCAATTGATAAAGCTAAAGGCGGCGGCGAGGAGAGCTTCGACGAATTACGATACGAAGGTTTCGGTATCGGTGGCACAATGGTAATCGTGGATGCACTAACAAACAACGTAAACCGTACAGCTTCTGACGTACGTGCAGCATTCGGAAAAAACAACGGCAACATGGGTGTAAGTGGTTCCGTTGCTTACATGTTTGATGCAACCGCTGTATTTGGAATCGAAGGCAAAACAGAAGATGAAATTCTTGAAATCTTAATGGAAGCGGATTTAGATGCTCGCGATATTTTGGATGAAGAAGGAACAATCATCATTTATACGGAACCGGATCAATTCCATGCTACACAAGAAGCATTACAAGTAGCAGGTATTACTGAATTCACAGTAGCTGAATTGACAATGCTTCCACAAACAGAAGTTACTTTATCTGAAGAAGATGCAGTGAAATTCGAAAAAATGATTGACGCATTAGAGGATTTAGAAGACGTTCAACGTGTATACCACAATGCCGATTTAGGTGAATAG
- a CDS encoding nuclease-related domain-containing protein translates to MTFWLIFVIISLFGYFAFSLYKHDDTIFSKITGYSYFDLWTNKKALASKKLLTVLNHVEGSHKILLDLLVPSASGTRHVDAVLLHESGIYIIDLKHMSGWISGREQDEEWVQLFHREKQRAFANPIHENRRSIFALQDALPEINYDLFETLILFTDSCSFQQIEIHSQNADVIKTTELKAWLTQLSGEVLSQTDIESIYKALEGMVQGKNALIKKQTKAVSLN, encoded by the coding sequence ATGACATTTTGGCTAATTTTCGTTATCATCTCCCTTTTTGGTTATTTTGCCTTTTCGTTATATAAGCATGATGATACTATTTTCAGTAAAATTACAGGCTATTCCTATTTTGATTTATGGACGAATAAAAAGGCGCTTGCTTCAAAAAAACTATTGACGGTGCTGAATCATGTCGAAGGTTCTCACAAAATATTGCTTGATTTACTCGTTCCAAGTGCATCAGGTACACGCCATGTTGATGCGGTGTTATTGCACGAGTCAGGTATTTACATAATTGACTTGAAACATATGTCTGGTTGGATTTCTGGACGTGAGCAGGACGAAGAGTGGGTGCAATTATTCCACCGAGAGAAACAGCGGGCCTTTGCTAACCCCATTCATGAAAATAGACGTTCGATTTTTGCCTTACAGGATGCATTGCCTGAAATCAATTATGATTTATTTGAAACATTAATATTGTTTACAGATAGTTGCTCGTTCCAGCAAATTGAAATTCATTCGCAAAATGCGGATGTCATAAAAACGACAGAGCTTAAGGCGTGGTTAACGCAACTAAGTGGTGAGGTGTTATCACAAACCGACATCGAGTCCATTTATAAGGCGCTTGAAGGCATGGTTCAAGGAAAGAATGCATTGATAAAAAAACAAACTAAAGCAGTTTCATTGAACTAA
- a CDS encoding lysophospholipid acyltransferase family protein, with protein MYKFAATVVKVFLMINGSKAKVYGQENLPKDGGFVIACTHNGYVDIFNLGVSMIPREIHFMAKKQLFDMKGLGWLIKQLNAFPVDRDNPGPSVIKIPRQLIKEGNIVGIFPSGTRSAENTDLKAGAITIAQLSKAQIVPAAYIGPRNIKGVLKREKGYLLYGKPFMVESGKEAREASMQHLEEELARLTNELKAK; from the coding sequence GTGTATAAATTTGCAGCAACAGTAGTAAAAGTATTTTTAATGATTAATGGTTCAAAGGCAAAGGTATATGGTCAGGAAAACTTACCGAAGGATGGCGGCTTTGTCATCGCGTGTACGCATAATGGCTATGTGGATATTTTTAATTTAGGTGTTTCAATGATTCCGCGTGAAATTCATTTCATGGCGAAAAAACAATTGTTTGATATGAAAGGGCTTGGTTGGTTAATTAAACAGCTAAATGCATTTCCAGTAGATCGTGATAATCCGGGGCCGAGTGTTATTAAAATCCCCCGTCAACTTATTAAAGAAGGGAATATTGTCGGGATATTTCCGAGCGGTACGCGTAGCGCAGAAAACACAGATTTAAAGGCGGGTGCGATTACGATTGCTCAGCTATCAAAAGCGCAGATCGTGCCGGCAGCGTATATTGGCCCGCGTAATATCAAAGGTGTGCTAAAACGTGAAAAGGGTTATTTACTTTACGGCAAGCCGTTTATGGTAGAGAGCGGAAAAGAAGCGCGCGAGGCATCTATGCAGCATTTAGAAGAAGAACTGGCGCGTTTAACAAATGAATTAAAAGCTAAATAA
- a CDS encoding SDR family oxidoreductase: MRLQDKVAVVTGAASGMGKAIAILYAQEGAKVVVSDLTLEGAGATVSEITALGGTATAVVANVANEGDIHKLIKAALNSYGTIDILVNNAGIMDDFSPIGDVTDDMWDRVFEVNVKGVMRATRQAMPIFLEKGAGVIVNIASIGGLYGSRAGASYTAAKHAVVGLTKNTAFQYAGKGIRCNAIAPGGVNTNITASLKEPNEFGISRAMAGVGFNPRNGEPEDIAKVALFLASDDSDFVNGIIVTADAGWTAY, encoded by the coding sequence ATGAGACTTCAAGATAAAGTGGCAGTCGTTACAGGTGCAGCTTCTGGTATGGGAAAGGCAATCGCAATTCTTTATGCGCAGGAAGGTGCGAAAGTAGTTGTTTCAGATTTAACATTGGAAGGTGCGGGGGCTACAGTTTCAGAAATTACGGCGCTTGGTGGAACTGCAACAGCAGTAGTGGCCAATGTGGCAAATGAAGGTGATATTCATAAGCTCATTAAAGCAGCGTTAAATAGTTATGGAACAATTGATATTTTAGTAAATAATGCCGGAATTATGGATGATTTCTCTCCAATTGGCGATGTGACAGATGATATGTGGGATCGTGTATTTGAAGTGAACGTGAAGGGCGTCATGCGTGCAACACGTCAGGCAATGCCGATTTTCTTAGAGAAGGGTGCAGGGGTTATTGTAAATATTGCATCAATTGGTGGTTTATATGGTTCACGTGCGGGTGCGTCTTACACAGCTGCTAAGCATGCAGTTGTTGGTTTAACAAAAAATACAGCCTTTCAGTATGCGGGCAAGGGCATTCGTTGTAATGCGATTGCACCTGGAGGAGTGAATACGAATATTACCGCATCATTAAAAGAGCCAAATGAGTTCGGCATTAGTCGTGCGATGGCAGGTGTCGGTTTTAATCCGCGTAACGGAGAACCAGAAGATATCGCCAAGGTAGCTTTATTTTTAGCTTCAGATGACTCCGATTTTGTGAACGGAATTATTGTAACTGCAGATGCAGGTTGGACTGCCTATTAG
- a CDS encoding NAD-dependent epimerase/dehydratase family protein — protein MKNILVLGGTRFFGRKLVEQLIEEGHHLTIVTRGQTINPFGDEVEHIQLDRRDKEAFAAAVAGRSFDIVYDNICYSPNEAKAFCDIFNGRIGKLVLTSTLSTYAIDGMAKVEADFDPFTYEIRMGNIEDFTYGEGKRQAEAVFYKYAEFPVVAVRFPIVMGEDDYTKRLHFHVHRVANGEPIGFVNMDAKMSFIQASEAARFLLWAGMSGVEGPFNATANGVISLKALLELVEEATGKRAKIALLGNEDIRSPYAIPSSWYMHNTKAQQAGFTFSDLHSWLQELVTAIAKNSET, from the coding sequence ATGAAGAATATTTTAGTGCTTGGCGGAACCCGTTTTTTTGGACGTAAATTAGTGGAGCAATTAATTGAAGAAGGGCATCACCTAACGATTGTGACGCGCGGGCAAACTATCAATCCATTTGGCGATGAGGTCGAGCATATTCAGCTAGATCGTCGTGATAAAGAAGCATTCGCTGCTGCAGTAGCAGGACGTAGCTTTGATATTGTGTATGACAATATTTGTTATTCACCCAATGAAGCAAAAGCTTTTTGTGATATTTTCAATGGGCGCATTGGCAAGCTAGTACTGACATCTACTTTATCAACTTACGCAATAGACGGTATGGCTAAAGTTGAAGCAGATTTTGATCCGTTTACGTATGAAATCCGAATGGGCAATATCGAGGACTTTACTTACGGTGAAGGCAAACGTCAGGCAGAGGCAGTATTTTATAAATATGCTGAATTTCCGGTCGTAGCGGTGCGCTTCCCGATTGTTATGGGTGAAGATGATTACACAAAGCGTCTGCATTTCCATGTTCACCGGGTTGCAAACGGAGAGCCGATTGGATTTGTCAATATGGATGCGAAAATGTCGTTTATTCAGGCAAGTGAAGCCGCACGTTTCTTACTATGGGCGGGCATGAGTGGTGTAGAAGGTCCGTTCAACGCCACAGCAAACGGGGTAATTTCATTAAAAGCACTGTTGGAGTTAGTTGAGGAGGCAACGGGCAAGCGTGCGAAAATTGCACTACTTGGTAACGAAGATATTCGTTCGCCTTATGCAATCCCATCTTCCTGGTATATGCACAATACAAAGGCGCAGCAAGCAGGGTTTACTTTCAGTGACTTACATAGTTGGCTTCAAGAGTTAGTCACAGCTATTGCTAAAAATAGTGAAACTTAA
- a CDS encoding MFS transporter produces MKKFHYSWVVLAVTFCAIIVAGIVRSSSGIFIDPFESEFGWSRPSISFAFAVCLFLYGFSGPFMAAFVEIFGLKRMMLWSMAVLAIGLAFTFIMQTEWQLILIWGVMIGIGSGLFLTVLSTQVANRWFAKRRGLAVGILTAATATGQLVLLPVLAIFIQNYSWRAAILLILVLSVVMFIIIALLMRSFPKDIGLTPYGQEDMTVEEPPVKGRNPFKMAIGSLLEGLRVKEFWLLAGSFFICGLSTSGLIGTHFISYCVSFGIPLVMAASMLSFMGIFDLIGTTLSGWLSDRFDNRWLLFWYYSLRGVSLVFLPFALSQGSYTWLVIFSIFYGLDWIATVPPTIGLTRQKFGVEKSAMMYGWIVAAHQVGAGVAAYFGGVAFNVFGSYMWAFILAGGFCLLASLFVILLKKHDPKIA; encoded by the coding sequence ATGAAGAAATTCCATTATAGCTGGGTAGTCTTAGCCGTCACTTTTTGTGCAATCATCGTAGCCGGTATTGTACGCTCGTCATCCGGTATTTTCATCGATCCATTCGAATCGGAATTTGGCTGGAGCAGGCCATCAATTTCCTTTGCATTTGCCGTATGTTTATTTTTATACGGATTTTCAGGACCATTTATGGCAGCGTTTGTAGAGATTTTTGGTTTAAAGCGCATGATGCTTTGGTCCATGGCTGTGCTCGCTATAGGACTAGCATTTACCTTTATTATGCAAACCGAGTGGCAGCTCATTTTAATTTGGGGTGTCATGATCGGAATAGGCTCTGGTTTATTCTTAACGGTATTAAGTACACAGGTAGCTAATCGTTGGTTCGCAAAACGGCGCGGGCTCGCGGTGGGCATATTGACAGCAGCAACAGCAACGGGACAATTAGTTTTATTGCCGGTATTAGCAATATTCATCCAAAATTATTCATGGCGTGCAGCCATCCTACTAATTTTAGTATTAAGTGTAGTTATGTTTATCATTATTGCGCTATTAATGCGTAGCTTCCCAAAGGATATCGGCTTAACGCCATATGGGCAAGAAGATATGACGGTAGAGGAACCGCCTGTGAAAGGGCGAAATCCATTTAAAATGGCAATAGGCTCACTGCTTGAAGGCTTGCGTGTAAAGGAATTTTGGCTACTCGCTGGAAGCTTCTTCATTTGCGGCTTATCAACGAGTGGACTAATTGGTACTCATTTTATTTCTTATTGTGTAAGTTTTGGTATTCCTTTAGTAATGGCGGCATCCATGCTATCGTTTATGGGGATTTTTGATTTAATTGGTACGACGCTGTCAGGTTGGCTTTCGGATCGTTTTGATAATCGCTGGCTACTATTTTGGTATTATTCTTTGCGCGGTGTGTCACTTGTTTTCTTACCATTTGCGTTGTCACAAGGTTCCTATACATGGCTAGTTATTTTCTCTATCTTTTACGGGCTAGATTGGATTGCGACGGTCCCGCCAACAATCGGGTTAACACGCCAAAAGTTTGGAGTTGAAAAAAGTGCAATGATGTATGGGTGGATAGTTGCTGCCCATCAAGTAGGCGCTGGTGTCGCTGCTTATTTTGGTGGGGTTGCTTTTAACGTATTCGGTTCGTATATGTGGGCATTTATTTTAGCAGGTGGCTTCTGCTTACTAGCAAGCTTGTTTGTCATTTTACTGAAAAAACATGATCCTAAAATTGCTTGA
- a CDS encoding ASCH domain-containing protein produces the protein MTMTIQQFWDNYWQQLQKPVPPLPEAFQFGSDADWLAQLVVEGKKTATCSGHLFYELENEPLPQVGQYNIVLNASDEPVAIIKNVGVMLSPMKEVPIDFALAEGEGEYHEWWNGHVNFFTAALAELDLPFTENLLLVCERFEVLYPAL, from the coding sequence ATAACCATGACAATACAACAATTTTGGGACAACTACTGGCAACAATTACAAAAGCCGGTCCCACCTCTACCAGAAGCATTTCAATTCGGTTCAGATGCTGACTGGCTCGCACAATTAGTGGTCGAAGGAAAGAAAACGGCGACATGCTCGGGCCATCTATTTTATGAGTTAGAAAATGAACCACTTCCCCAAGTAGGTCAGTATAATATTGTACTAAATGCAAGTGATGAGCCGGTTGCCATTATAAAAAATGTGGGTGTGATGCTTTCTCCGATGAAAGAAGTGCCCATTGATTTTGCACTGGCGGAGGGTGAAGGCGAATACCATGAATGGTGGAATGGTCATGTGAATTTCTTCACGGCAGCCCTTGCTGAATTGGATCTTCCCTTTACTGAAAATTTACTGCTCGTTTGTGAGCGTTTTGAAGTACTGTATCCTGCATTGTAA
- a CDS encoding putative RNA methyltransferase: MGQLSKRAISIQTMKNNEPLFACPICAQAMTVSEEGKMSCASNHSFDIAKQGYINLMHRPAGSMYSKELFEARQQIIVSGLYDTMQQTIASLIEGEAPVILDTGCGEGSHLQRICTKLENSVGVGIDIAKEGILAAAKFYEGLIWCVGDLANSPYNAQSFDTILNILSPANYEEFKRLLKPGGKVIKVVPQAGYLKELRAQAFADSEKESYSNEQTVERFKESFDRVAVTRITYTMPLEVSLVPKLLEMTPMGWHIENHKAIEISEITIDLNILVGACS; the protein is encoded by the coding sequence ATGGGCCAATTATCAAAACGAGCGATCAGTATACAAACGATGAAAAATAATGAACCACTATTCGCTTGTCCAATTTGCGCGCAAGCAATGACGGTAAGTGAAGAAGGAAAGATGAGTTGCGCAAGCAATCACTCATTTGATATTGCGAAGCAGGGCTATATTAATTTAATGCACCGTCCAGCAGGTTCAATGTACAGTAAGGAATTATTCGAGGCGCGTCAGCAAATTATCGTAAGCGGTCTATACGATACTATGCAACAGACAATAGCGAGTTTGATCGAAGGCGAGGCACCGGTCATTTTAGATACGGGCTGCGGAGAAGGCTCTCATTTGCAAAGAATTTGTACGAAGCTAGAAAATTCAGTAGGTGTAGGCATTGATATTGCCAAGGAAGGCATTTTAGCGGCAGCAAAGTTTTACGAAGGACTGATTTGGTGTGTCGGTGATTTAGCAAATAGTCCGTATAATGCACAGTCATTCGATACGATTTTAAATATTTTATCGCCTGCAAATTACGAGGAGTTTAAGCGCTTATTAAAACCGGGTGGCAAGGTTATTAAAGTTGTACCACAGGCAGGTTACCTAAAAGAGTTACGTGCACAGGCATTCGCGGATTCTGAAAAAGAAAGCTACTCGAATGAGCAAACGGTGGAGCGCTTTAAAGAAAGCTTTGACCGAGTTGCGGTAACGCGCATTACGTACACGATGCCACTAGAAGTATCACTTGTACCTAAGCTGTTAGAAATGACACCAATGGGCTGGCATATTGAAAACCACAAAGCCATCGAGATTAGTGAAATTACGATTGATTTGAATATTTTAGTTGGGGCGTGCAGCTAG
- a CDS encoding low molecular weight protein-tyrosine-phosphatase: protein MIRVLFVCLGNICRSPMAEAVMRDLVEQQGLSAEIKFDSAGTSSWHIDEPPHKGTQAKLREYGISTSGMCARQLTKNDFEAFDYIVGMDASNVQNIRDMLGEPDSQKIFRFLDLTSHKMDVPDPWYTGDFQETYGLAVEGCEALLELILKPSRA, encoded by the coding sequence ATGATTCGAGTATTGTTTGTTTGTCTCGGTAATATTTGTCGTTCACCAATGGCAGAAGCGGTTATGCGTGATTTAGTTGAGCAGCAAGGACTGTCAGCGGAAATAAAATTTGATTCAGCGGGGACAAGCTCGTGGCATATCGATGAGCCACCTCATAAAGGAACGCAGGCAAAATTAAGAGAATACGGCATTTCTACGAGTGGTATGTGTGCCCGCCAATTAACGAAAAATGATTTTGAAGCGTTTGATTATATTGTCGGGATGGATGCGAGTAATGTACAAAATATCCGTGATATGCTAGGAGAGCCGGATAGCCAGAAAATCTTCCGTTTCCTTGATTTAACGTCACACAAAATGGATGTACCGGATCCGTGGTATACGGGTGATTTTCAGGAAACGTACGGGCTTGCAGTTGAGGGTTGCGAGGCACTGTTGGAGCTGATTTTGAAACCATCTAGAGCTTGA
- a CDS encoding tyrosine-protein phosphatase translates to MPYSTERVIALDGVLNFRDMGGYPTQDGRKVRNGLFFRSASLTKMTEEDRRKVQSLGIRTIFDYRDEHEATNNPDPAIEGVQNIRVPAKGSAPFKMPSVSQKEQTNLDFYKQVDADTFAQFYAQMPFNNPSFQALMKLIQEKTNLGLLHHCAAGKDRTGVGGALILMALDVPKETIMQDYLVTNNLLTTMVEKLAHTVSKNYSNLELTHFYDIMSAKEQYLNAVFREIERRYESTEQFLEHEFAISRDMRKQLQNEYLL, encoded by the coding sequence ATGCCATATAGTACAGAACGCGTGATTGCATTAGACGGGGTACTTAATTTCCGAGATATGGGCGGCTATCCAACGCAAGATGGACGCAAAGTTCGAAACGGGCTTTTCTTTCGATCAGCTAGCTTAACGAAAATGACCGAAGAGGATAGACGTAAAGTACAAAGCTTAGGAATTCGTACAATCTTTGATTACCGGGATGAACATGAAGCAACGAATAATCCAGACCCAGCCATTGAGGGCGTTCAAAATATAAGGGTACCAGCAAAAGGATCAGCACCTTTCAAAATGCCGAGCGTTTCACAAAAGGAACAAACCAATCTGGATTTTTATAAACAGGTTGATGCGGATACGTTTGCGCAGTTCTATGCACAAATGCCATTTAATAATCCGTCTTTCCAAGCGTTGATGAAGCTCATTCAGGAAAAAACGAATTTGGGTTTACTGCATCACTGTGCAGCAGGCAAGGATCGAACAGGTGTTGGCGGTGCACTCATTTTAATGGCGCTCGATGTACCGAAGGAAACGATTATGCAGGATTATTTAGTAACAAATAATTTACTGACGACGATGGTTGAAAAATTAGCTCATACTGTAAGTAAAAATTATAGCAATTTGGAGCTAACTCACTTTTACGATATTATGTCGGCAAAAGAGCAATATTTAAATGCCGTATTTCGTGAGATTGAGCGGCGCTATGAATCGACGGAGCAATTTTTAGAGCATGAATTTGCGATTTCTCGAGACATGCGCAAGCAGTTGCAAAATGAATATTTACTGTAA
- a CDS encoding YjjG family noncanonical pyrimidine nucleotidase: protein MKSYRYLLFDLDDTLLDFGAAEHIALPKLFESQGFPLTPEVEARYKEINSGLWHALEEGTVTREELMATRFAKTFREFGIEVNGKELDAQYRRFLAESKVFVEGAFEIIQRLSKHYDLYITSNGISETQNARIQYTGLAPYFKQIFVSEDTGYQKPMKPFFDYVFERISNFDASKTLIIGDSISADIVGGAGAGIDTCWLNPSGKQNTTAVTPTYEIKCLAELQSILQC from the coding sequence ATGAAAAGCTATCGATATCTATTATTTGACCTAGATGATACATTGTTAGATTTTGGCGCGGCAGAACATATCGCATTACCGAAGTTATTTGAATCGCAAGGATTTCCTTTAACACCAGAAGTAGAGGCAAGGTATAAAGAAATTAATAGTGGCTTATGGCATGCGCTTGAAGAAGGTACGGTAACGCGTGAGGAGTTAATGGCAACACGTTTTGCGAAGACGTTTAGAGAGTTCGGAATTGAAGTAAACGGCAAAGAGCTTGATGCACAGTACCGTCGTTTTTTAGCAGAGAGCAAAGTGTTTGTTGAAGGGGCATTTGAAATAATTCAACGATTATCAAAGCATTATGACTTATATATAACATCGAATGGTATTTCGGAAACGCAAAATGCACGCATTCAATATACAGGGTTAGCGCCGTATTTTAAACAAATATTCGTGTCAGAGGATACCGGTTATCAAAAACCAATGAAACCATTTTTTGATTATGTATTTGAGCGTATTTCTAATTTTGATGCATCAAAAACACTAATTATTGGTGATTCTATAAGTGCAGATATTGTCGGTGGAGCAGGGGCAGGCATTGATACATGCTGGTTAAATCCATCCGGAAAGCAAAATACCACAGCCGTTACGCCTACATATGAAATCAAGTGTTTAGCGGAATTGCAATCAATTTTACAATGTTAA
- a CDS encoding methyl-accepting chemotaxis protein — MRFLRTIQGKLLIFSFLLFLIPSVIIGLVSYMQAKQGMDELGETIIKNSVETSMQLIATADAQVKNGTLTLEEAQEKVYTALIGEKDGEGKRTLSYPSDLGENGYIYILDHDGTLIGHPTREGDNLWDAQDGSGLYFIREVKNQALAGGGFTYYEFELPGQTAVAPKLIYSKLDPHWNWIVASGTYVQDFNAPAMALLKVIVLTIAVATVLGGIAAMLFSRHLALPLQRLAGRVRQVAKGNLTVEIEQIGRSDEVGILNDGFNNMVEQLKMLITDVEKTITEIQGTSSNLTAVAEETTAFGEDIVNAVTEVARGASQQAVDAEETNRSTMQFADEIDQLHVKNKSMLESSEQMRQSNEQGLRNLSTLKERSNETYELITKVQSVFGSLIFKVKEIEGIVGTINEISDQTNLLALNASIEAARAGEHGKGFAVVAEEVRKLADQTSQATDLVRNTLRGIENETNLVTTEMSKTYTIVQDQHESVKLTETSFKEIEGAVGKIITSIEDVSTSVIQLNASKNTIMHSIESIASISEKNAAMTEEVTASVDEQQRAIELITQSSNDLSDEIIGLQESVKQFSIR, encoded by the coding sequence ATGAGGTTTCTACGTACTATTCAAGGGAAGTTATTAATATTTTCATTCTTACTATTTTTGATTCCAAGTGTGATTATCGGTCTTGTTAGCTATATGCAGGCAAAGCAAGGGATGGATGAACTTGGCGAAACAATTATAAAAAATAGTGTTGAAACGTCTATGCAGTTAATTGCCACGGCAGATGCGCAGGTGAAAAACGGTACACTGACATTAGAAGAGGCGCAGGAGAAAGTGTATACGGCACTGATTGGCGAGAAAGATGGGGAAGGTAAACGAACGTTATCGTACCCGAGCGATTTAGGGGAAAATGGCTACATTTATATTCTCGATCATGACGGTACATTAATTGGTCATCCAACACGTGAAGGCGATAATTTATGGGATGCTCAAGACGGCTCTGGATTATATTTTATACGTGAAGTAAAAAACCAAGCATTAGCAGGCGGTGGATTTACTTACTATGAGTTCGAGTTACCTGGTCAAACAGCCGTTGCACCAAAGTTAATATATTCGAAGCTAGATCCTCACTGGAACTGGATCGTGGCATCAGGTACCTATGTTCAGGACTTTAATGCACCAGCGATGGCATTGTTGAAGGTAATCGTCCTGACAATAGCAGTCGCAACTGTACTTGGTGGAATAGCAGCAATGTTGTTCTCGCGCCACCTGGCATTACCTTTACAAAGATTAGCTGGCCGTGTTCGACAAGTGGCTAAAGGGAATTTAACCGTAGAAATCGAACAAATCGGCCGTAGCGATGAAGTTGGTATTTTAAATGATGGCTTTAATAACATGGTTGAGCAGTTAAAGATGTTAATTACAGATGTCGAAAAAACGATTACGGAAATCCAGGGAACATCGTCGAATTTAACAGCGGTTGCAGAAGAAACGACAGCATTCGGTGAGGATATCGTCAATGCTGTAACAGAAGTTGCAAGGGGGGCTTCGCAGCAGGCGGTTGATGCAGAAGAGACAAATCGTTCGACAATGCAGTTTGCAGATGAAATTGATCAGCTACATGTGAAAAATAAATCGATGTTAGAGTCCTCTGAACAAATGCGTCAATCCAATGAACAAGGTTTACGTAATTTAAGCACATTAAAGGAACGTTCGAATGAAACGTATGAACTGATTACGAAGGTGCAAAGTGTATTTGGCAGTTTAATTTTTAAGGTGAAGGAAATTGAAGGCATCGTTGGCACAATTAACGAGATTTCAGATCAGACTAACCTACTGGCATTGAACGCGTCCATTGAGGCTGCGCGTGCAGGTGAGCATGGTAAAGGCTTTGCCGTAGTAGCAGAAGAAGTACGTAAGTTGGCAGATCAGACAAGCCAAGCAACGGACCTAGTGCGTAATACACTGCGTGGCATTGAAAATGAAACGAACCTTGTGACGACAGAAATGTCTAAAACATACACGATTGTTCAAGACCAACACGAATCTGTGAAATTAACAGAAACCTCATTCAAGGAAATTGAGGGAGCTGTTGGAAAAATTATTACATCAATTGAAGATGTCTCTACAAGTGTCATTCAATTAAATGCTTCAAAAAATACAATTATGCACTCGATTGAAAGCATCGCCTCCATTAGTGAAAAGAATGCAGCGATGACAGAAGAGGTAACGGCTTCAGTAGATGAGCAGCAGCGTGCGATTGAGCTCATTACACAGTCATCAAATGATTTGTCCGATGAAATCATTGGTCTTCAGGAATCGGTTAAACAATTCTCTATTAGGTAG